A portion of the Phormidium ambiguum IAM M-71 genome contains these proteins:
- a CDS encoding ChaB family protein — protein sequence MAVKLEDLSPEVREQLTDGSEQYFLAAFNSAYENGMDEESAMNVAWNSLGVNFEKGQDGKWHKKPEEPGIHYKAVTSGGN from the coding sequence ATGGCTGTGAAACTCGAAGACTTATCTCCTGAAGTTAGAGAACAATTAACTGATGGTTCCGAACAATATTTTCTGGCTGCTTTTAATAGTGCTTACGAAAATGGAATGGATGAAGAATCTGCTATGAATGTAGCTTGGAATAGTCTGGGTGTAAACTTTGAAAAAGGTCAAGATGGCAAATGGCACAAGAAGCCAGAAGAACCAGGAATACATTACAAAGCTGTTACTTCTGGCGGTAACTAA
- a CDS encoding DUF2243 domain-containing protein — protein MSNKTEMNQQNQPGKLLASAILLGMGAAAFFDGIVLHQILQWHHMVSSIRPLNTTANIELNTFWDGIFHVGAAVLTAAGLILFWRATANSKVPLPLKSFTGAFLVGAGSFDFVEGLINHQILGIHHVKPGPNQLAWDIGFLTLGAVLALVGWLLLKNDRQQVKI, from the coding sequence ATGAGCAATAAAACTGAGATGAATCAACAAAATCAACCAGGAAAATTACTGGCATCTGCTATTTTATTGGGTATGGGTGCTGCTGCATTTTTTGATGGTATAGTATTACATCAAATCCTGCAATGGCATCACATGGTATCGAGTATTCGACCATTAAATACTACTGCCAATATTGAGTTAAATACTTTTTGGGATGGAATTTTTCATGTCGGTGCAGCTGTATTGACAGCAGCAGGATTAATCTTGTTTTGGCGTGCAACTGCTAACAGTAAAGTTCCTCTTCCTTTAAAAAGTTTTACAGGTGCTTTTCTAGTTGGTGCAGGCTCTTTTGATTTTGTTGAAGGTCTAATCAATCACCAAATTTTAGGTATTCATCATGTAAAACCTGGGCCAAATCAATTGGCATGGGATATAGGATTCTTAACTTTAGGTGCAGTGCTTGCTCTTGTGGGCTGGTTATTATTAAAAAACGATCGGCAACAAGTAAAGATTTAA
- a CDS encoding response regulator, with the protein MSEQTEDSLIFSTNSANLAGLKVLVVDDDPDSRDLVAFLLQEYGVEVIVVASALEALKILTTNQPDLLLCDIGMPDMDGYMLMRQIRALPPEQGGQIPAIALTAYAGESNQQQALKAGFQWHLAKPVEPMDVIAVIMEITKN; encoded by the coding sequence ATGAGCGAGCAAACAGAAGATTCTTTGATCTTCTCTACTAATTCTGCGAATCTTGCTGGATTGAAAGTATTAGTTGTAGATGACGATCCCGATTCCAGAGATTTAGTCGCATTTTTGTTGCAAGAGTATGGTGTAGAGGTAATTGTGGTAGCCTCAGCATTAGAAGCATTAAAAATTTTAACAACTAATCAACCAGATTTACTTTTATGTGATATTGGTATGCCGGATATGGATGGTTATATGTTGATGCGTCAAATACGAGCTTTGCCACCAGAACAAGGTGGACAAATTCCAGCGATCGCATTAACTGCTTATGCTGGAGAATCTAATCAACAACAAGCATTAAAAGCTGGCTTTCAATGGCATCTAGCTAAACCAGTAGAACCAATGGATGTGATTGCTGTAATTATGGAAATTACCAAAAACTAA
- the purE gene encoding 5-(carboxyamino)imidazole ribonucleotide mutase: MTNEQPVVGIIMGSDSDLPTMQGAIAICEEFGVNCEVAIVSAHRTPERMVNYAQTAAQRGLKVIIAGAGGAAHLPGMVASLTPLPVIGVPVSSRHLQGIDSLYSIVQMPAGIPVATVAIGNATNAGLLAVQILATSQPELQEKVVKYRQNLSESVINKQAKLDSLGYKQYLQESN; the protein is encoded by the coding sequence ATGACTAATGAGCAACCCGTAGTTGGTATTATCATGGGCAGCGATTCCGATTTACCAACTATGCAGGGAGCGATCGCTATTTGTGAAGAATTTGGCGTAAACTGTGAAGTCGCCATCGTCTCCGCCCATCGCACCCCCGAACGCATGGTAAACTATGCCCAAACAGCCGCCCAGCGTGGTCTAAAAGTTATTATCGCTGGTGCTGGGGGCGCGGCGCACTTGCCCGGAATGGTAGCTTCCCTCACTCCTTTACCAGTTATCGGCGTACCCGTATCCAGTCGGCACCTCCAAGGCATTGACTCACTTTATTCCATTGTGCAAATGCCCGCCGGAATTCCTGTAGCCACCGTTGCTATTGGCAACGCCACCAATGCCGGACTCTTGGCAGTGCAGATTTTAGCAACATCTCAGCCAGAATTGCAAGAAAAAGTTGTAAAATACCGCCAAAATCTCTCAGAATCAGTAATTAACAAGCAAGCAAAACTAGATAGCCTTGGTTACAAGCAATATTTGCAAGAATCGAATTAA
- the nagA gene encoding N-acetylglucosamine-6-phosphate deacetylase produces the protein MIFPAQIINARFPGYKGLQKILLDSQGRITKIQQMGITNSRTSAFNPEIIDVAGDWVSLGGVDLQINGALGLAFPELTSENWEKLPVICDFLWHQGVDSFLPTLVTTSIENFQRSLAIFADFVSSQSEFQQTAKVWGLHLEGPFLNPEKRGAHPAEYLLPLTIENLKRVLGDYSSVVKVITLAPELDPTNKVINYLQDLGIIISLGHSQATFNQAEKAFNLGASMVTHAFNAMPTLHHRESGLLGAAIVNSNVRCGLIADGKHVSLPMIEILLRASDYDKGIFLVSDALSPLGLPDGVYPWDVRKIEVKNNTAKLPDGTLAGTTLPLLAGVQNLVKWGICEPEKAIALATVSPRKAMGIPRIIGQSGYQLLRWQCSQSPTTKETILNWQRLLT, from the coding sequence ATGATTTTTCCAGCGCAGATTATTAACGCTAGATTTCCAGGGTACAAGGGTTTACAAAAAATCTTGCTTGACTCTCAAGGCAGAATTACTAAAATTCAACAAATGGGTATTACTAATTCCCGAACTTCAGCATTTAATCCAGAGATTATTGATGTTGCAGGTGATTGGGTTTCTTTAGGTGGTGTTGATTTACAAATTAATGGAGCGCTTGGTTTAGCTTTTCCTGAATTAACTTCGGAAAATTGGGAGAAACTTCCGGTAATTTGTGATTTTTTATGGCATCAAGGAGTTGATAGTTTTTTACCTACGTTGGTGACTACTTCTATTGAAAATTTTCAACGTAGTTTAGCAATTTTTGCTGATTTTGTTAGTTCGCAATCTGAATTTCAACAAACAGCTAAAGTTTGGGGTCTTCATTTAGAGGGGCCATTTTTAAATCCTGAGAAACGCGGGGCACATCCAGCCGAGTATCTTTTACCTTTAACGATCGAGAATTTAAAGCGCGTTTTAGGAGATTATTCCAGTGTGGTGAAAGTAATTACTTTAGCACCAGAATTAGATCCAACAAATAAAGTAATTAATTATTTGCAAGATTTAGGAATTATTATTAGTTTAGGACATTCTCAAGCCACCTTTAATCAAGCAGAAAAAGCCTTTAATTTGGGTGCTTCAATGGTAACTCATGCTTTTAATGCTATGCCAACTTTACATCATCGAGAATCTGGATTGTTGGGAGCAGCAATTGTTAATTCTAATGTCAGATGTGGTTTAATTGCTGATGGAAAGCACGTTTCTTTACCAATGATAGAAATATTGTTGCGTGCTAGTGATTATGATAAGGGAATTTTTTTAGTTAGTGATGCTCTTTCGCCTCTAGGTTTACCTGATGGTGTTTATCCTTGGGATGTAAGGAAAATTGAAGTGAAAAATAATACCGCTAAGTTACCAGATGGAACTTTAGCTGGTACTACTTTACCGTTATTAGCTGGGGTACAAAATTTAGTAAAGTGGGGGATTTGTGAGCCAGAAAAGGCGATCGCATTAGCTACTGTTTCTCCCCGTAAAGCAATGGGAATTCCCCGAATAATTGGGCAATCAGGATATCAGTTGTTACGCTGGCAATGTAGTCAATCACCAACTACAAAAGAAACTATATTAAATTGGCAGAGATTGTTAACCTAA
- a CDS encoding GNAT family N-acetyltransferase, with protein sequence MNNSFLIRPMTLADLELSLKWAASEGWNPGIYDAELFYSADSNGFLIGEINGEPISSISAVRYDETFGFIGLYIVKSNWRNQGFGLKTWNAGLNLLGNRNIALDGVLAQVDNYRKFGFQPAYRHVRHAGLGITTNIHKSILPLSDIQIEKLINYDRQYFPANRPQFLKKWINQPESTAVGFVQNDRLSGYGVLRKCRNGFKIGPLFAENLEIAEALFLALLNNAPNQPIFLDTPDANPLAISLAQKYKMQPVFECVRMYTQGKPDVDIQKVFGVTTLELG encoded by the coding sequence ATGAACAACAGTTTTCTAATTCGCCCAATGACTCTTGCCGATTTAGAATTATCTTTGAAATGGGCAGCTTCAGAAGGTTGGAATCCCGGAATTTATGATGCAGAATTATTTTATTCTGCCGATTCAAATGGATTTTTAATAGGCGAAATTAATGGTGAACCTATTAGTAGCATTTCTGCTGTGAGATATGATGAAACATTTGGTTTCATTGGGTTATATATTGTTAAATCAAATTGGCGAAATCAAGGTTTTGGATTAAAAACCTGGAATGCGGGTTTGAATTTATTAGGTAACAGAAATATTGCTCTTGATGGTGTTTTAGCGCAAGTAGATAATTATCGTAAATTTGGATTTCAGCCAGCTTATCGTCATGTTCGCCATGCAGGTTTGGGAATAACTACAAATATTCACAAAAGTATTTTACCTTTGTCTGATATCCAAATAGAAAAACTCATTAACTACGATCGCCAATACTTCCCCGCCAATCGTCCCCAATTTCTGAAAAAATGGATTAACCAACCTGAAAGTACTGCTGTGGGATTTGTGCAAAACGATCGTTTATCCGGTTATGGAGTCTTGAGAAAATGCCGTAACGGATTTAAAATTGGCCCTTTATTTGCCGAAAATTTAGAAATAGCAGAAGCACTATTTTTAGCTTTACTCAACAATGCTCCCAATCAACCAATTTTTCTCGACACTCCTGATGCTAATCCTCTAGCAATTTCCCTAGCGCAAAAATATAAGATGCAGCCAGTATTTGAGTGCGTAAGAATGTACACTCAGGGTAAACCTGACGTTGATATACAAAAGGTTTTTGGCGTGACAACTTTAGAATTAGGTTAA
- the bchM gene encoding magnesium protoporphyrin IX methyltransferase produces MNAADDKTIVQDYFNSTGFDRWRRIYGDGEVNKVQLDIRNGHQQTVDTVISWLKADDNLTDLSICDAGCGVGSLSIPLAQAGAKIYASDISEKMVGEAKDRAKEVLGNNHNLTFAVQDLESLSGKYHTVICLDVLIHYPQEKAAEMINHLSSLSESRLIISFAPKTPCLSLLKKIGSFFPGPSKTTRAYLHREVDIVKILESCGFSIERKAMTKTRFYFSRILEATRKSA; encoded by the coding sequence ATGAACGCAGCTGACGACAAAACTATTGTTCAAGACTACTTTAATTCTACTGGATTTGACAGATGGCGACGCATTTACGGAGATGGGGAAGTTAATAAAGTCCAACTCGATATTCGTAATGGACACCAACAAACTGTAGATACTGTAATTAGTTGGCTAAAAGCAGATGATAATTTAACAGATTTATCTATCTGTGATGCTGGTTGTGGTGTGGGTAGCCTTAGCATTCCCTTAGCACAAGCTGGCGCTAAAATTTATGCTAGCGATATTTCCGAAAAAATGGTGGGAGAAGCTAAAGATAGAGCTAAAGAAGTTCTCGGAAATAATCATAATCTCACGTTTGCTGTGCAAGATTTGGAATCATTAAGCGGTAAGTATCACACTGTAATTTGTCTAGACGTATTAATTCATTATCCTCAAGAAAAAGCTGCGGAAATGATTAATCATCTTAGCTCTTTATCTGAATCAAGATTAATAATTAGCTTTGCACCAAAAACTCCTTGCTTAAGTTTGTTGAAGAAAATTGGTAGTTTTTTCCCTGGCCCTAGTAAAACTACTCGTGCTTATTTACATCGAGAAGTTGATATTGTGAAAATTTTGGAAAGTTGTGGTTTTTCTATTGAAAGAAAAGCGATGACTAAGACTCGTTTCTACTTTTCTCGAATTTTAGAAGCTACTCGTAAGTCAGCTTAG
- a CDS encoding DUF423 domain-containing protein encodes MMRIFLMFGAIFGALSVGAGAFASHALKEKLTEKAIAIFEVGARYQMYHALALLLVGLLLSRWEQPTPVLAISGWAFIVGVIIFSGSLYALSFTGIKWLGAITPLGGAAFIVGWSCLAIAAWGLK; translated from the coding sequence ATGATGCGAATTTTTTTGATGTTTGGGGCGATTTTTGGCGCTTTATCTGTAGGTGCTGGTGCTTTTGCTTCTCATGCTTTAAAGGAAAAACTTACAGAAAAAGCGATCGCAATTTTTGAAGTTGGCGCTCGTTACCAAATGTACCACGCTTTGGCTTTGCTATTAGTCGGGCTGCTGCTATCTCGATGGGAACAACCAACACCTGTTCTCGCCATATCTGGCTGGGCATTTATCGTGGGTGTAATCATTTTCTCTGGTAGCTTGTACGCTTTAAGTTTTACTGGGATCAAGTGGTTGGGAGCAATTACTCCCCTTGGAGGTGCTGCTTTTATAGTAGGATGGAGTTGTCTGGCGATCGCTGCCTGGGGTTTGAAGTAG
- a CDS encoding DUF6717 family protein, translating to MSNAMMVIFPYKYEGTWVFDDERVGLIREPFVSGIPQMIEILIQEIPNAEKGFRLLFSSNPFPGYQAELTWLREEYGGNWYFWKSQNMEGWLCPALFKYFAETPSKIYCKAEKL from the coding sequence ATGTCGAACGCAATGATGGTAATTTTTCCTTACAAATACGAAGGTACTTGGGTTTTTGATGATGAAAGAGTGGGGTTAATCAGAGAGCCATTCGTCAGTGGTATACCCCAAATGATTGAAATTTTAATACAAGAAATTCCTAACGCTGAAAAAGGATTTCGGTTATTATTTTCCAGTAATCCTTTTCCGGGATATCAAGCTGAATTAACTTGGTTAAGAGAGGAATATGGCGGTAATTGGTATTTTTGGAAAAGTCAAAATATGGAAGGTTGGTTATGTCCAGCATTATTCAAATATTTTGCAGAAACACCCAGTAAAATTTACTGTAAAGCAGAAAAATTGTAA
- the egtC gene encoding ergothioneine biosynthesis protein EgtC — MCRLLGYIGETIVLDYILTKPEHSLIEQSYQPREMTAGLLNADGFGIGWYHPEKDIEPFTYKNILPIWSDANLPHLCRYIESNCLVATVRSATTGQAVDLSNSQPFTHQNLLFSHNGFIEKFRKSLYRPIRNQLNDEVYQAINGTTDSEHIFALIINELQAKIDITLENALYKTLINLKKLAQKYQVDFAANLLLSDGKRLVACRSASRSPVPSLYWLRDDPNFPNAVIIASEPLFEGNWNSLAENSIIIVGEDLDIQIDRI; from the coding sequence ATGTGTAGATTACTGGGATATATTGGGGAAACAATAGTATTAGATTACATTTTGACCAAGCCAGAACATTCTTTAATTGAGCAGAGTTATCAACCTCGTGAAATGACTGCTGGACTTTTAAATGCTGATGGTTTTGGCATTGGTTGGTATCATCCCGAAAAGGATATCGAACCTTTTACTTATAAAAATATTTTACCTATTTGGAGTGATGCAAATCTGCCCCATTTGTGTCGTTATATCGAATCAAATTGCCTAGTTGCCACAGTTCGTAGTGCTACTACCGGACAAGCAGTAGATTTGAGTAATTCTCAACCATTTACTCACCAAAATTTATTGTTTAGTCACAATGGTTTTATTGAAAAATTTCGGAAAAGTTTATATAGACCAATTCGCAATCAATTAAATGATGAAGTATACCAGGCAATTAACGGAACTACTGATTCGGAACATATTTTTGCTTTAATTATTAATGAATTACAAGCAAAAATTGATATTACTTTGGAAAATGCTTTGTATAAAACATTGATTAATTTAAAAAAATTAGCGCAAAAATATCAAGTAGACTTTGCGGCAAACTTATTATTAAGTGATGGGAAACGTTTAGTTGCTTGTCGCAGTGCTAGTCGATCGCCCGTACCTTCTTTATATTGGTTAAGGGACGATCCGAATTTTCCCAATGCAGTAATTATCGCTTCTGAACCTTTGTTTGAGGGGAATTGGAATAGTTTAGCTGAAAATAGCATTATTATTGTAGGAGAAGACCTTGATATCCAGATCGATCGCATCTAA
- the egtD gene encoding L-histidine N(alpha)-methyltransferase encodes MISNITTGKAHSVETTEKRLQVEYLLTPSELSTELTDGSDVIEGLTQTIKSLPPRYFYDDLGSQLFEKICDLPEYYLTRTETLILRKYASEIARLTGACEIVELGSGSSTKTRILLDAYEQLNYPLHYSPIDVSAGILESSARELLADYSSLVVHGLVSTYEQALANLKPSPLPHRMICFIGSTLGNLNPQECDRFFAQITDALKIGEYFLLGIDLQKPKEILEAAYNDSQGVTAAFNLNMLAHLNSRFQGNFDLNQFEHLSFFNQEKSQIEMHLRSLTDQTVQLQGLNLTINLAAGETIFTEISRKFNLPEMQQYLFKQGLAPLQVWTDPKQWYGLILCQRQSIKSYQVEN; translated from the coding sequence TTGATTTCTAACATAACAACGGGTAAGGCTCATTCCGTAGAAACAACAGAAAAAAGATTACAAGTTGAATATCTACTTACCCCAAGTGAACTCTCAACGGAATTAACTGATGGTAGTGATGTGATTGAGGGGTTAACTCAAACTATAAAATCTCTTCCACCACGTTATTTTTATGATGATTTGGGTTCTCAATTGTTTGAAAAAATCTGTGATTTACCCGAATATTATTTAACAAGAACCGAAACGTTAATTTTGCGAAAATATGCTAGCGAAATTGCACGGTTAACTGGTGCTTGTGAAATAGTCGAATTGGGTAGCGGAAGTTCGACAAAAACTCGCATTTTGTTAGATGCTTATGAGCAATTAAATTACCCTTTGCATTATTCACCAATTGATGTCAGTGCCGGGATTTTAGAAAGCAGTGCGCGGGAATTACTTGCTGATTATTCGTCTTTGGTGGTGCATGGTTTAGTTAGTACTTATGAACAGGCTTTAGCCAATCTTAAACCAAGTCCATTACCGCATCGGATGATTTGTTTTATTGGTAGTACGCTGGGTAATTTGAACCCGCAAGAGTGCGATCGCTTTTTTGCTCAAATCACTGATGCACTGAAAATTGGCGAGTATTTCTTGTTAGGAATCGACTTACAAAAACCAAAAGAAATTTTGGAAGCAGCTTACAATGATAGTCAAGGCGTAACGGCTGCTTTTAACTTAAATATGCTAGCCCATCTCAATTCGCGCTTCCAAGGGAATTTTGACTTAAATCAATTTGAACACCTGTCTTTTTTCAATCAAGAAAAGTCCCAAATTGAAATGCACTTGCGGAGCTTAACAGATCAGACTGTACAACTACAGGGATTAAATCTGACTATAAATTTAGCCGCAGGAGAAACTATTTTTACGGAAATTTCTCGCAAATTTAATTTGCCAGAAATGCAACAATATCTCTTTAAACAAGGTTTAGCACCACTGCAAGTCTGGACAGATCCAAAACAATGGTATGGTTTAATACTTTGTCAACGACAAAGCATAAAATCATACCAAGTAGAAAATTAA
- a CDS encoding CPBP family intramembrane glutamic endopeptidase → MADRYLFLARRGKNHWWRYLLAITLILFSWLAIGNIPTLALVLLVFYDGNEQTNFNSQSNKFEGIDILWNFWVINFAFIAFLIALYIAVRFIHQRAFITLITPKIEIKISRIMQGFLLWLILLGVACAIEYFLFPQSYQLNYNSSKFLTFLPFALILTPIQTSVEELFFRGYIMQTVGLITRISWIPIWFSSLIFAALHLGNPEIESSFYILAGFYLVLAFFLALITVKDDSLELALGVHAANNLFTILLVNPTNSILPGYAVFNYNLNPTYTLISSAIAAILFYLIIFRSKAKDKQNKETPKQPEPKVVRKPQKSN, encoded by the coding sequence ATGGCAGATAGATATTTATTTTTAGCTCGTAGGGGCAAAAATCATTGGTGGCGTTACCTGTTAGCAATAACTTTGATTTTATTTTCTTGGCTAGCGATCGGCAATATACCTACTTTAGCTTTAGTTCTTTTAGTATTTTACGATGGTAATGAACAAACAAATTTTAATTCTCAAAGCAACAAATTTGAGGGAATAGACATATTATGGAATTTTTGGGTAATTAATTTTGCCTTTATTGCTTTTCTAATTGCTTTATATATTGCAGTTCGATTTATCCATCAACGAGCATTCATTACTTTAATAACTCCAAAAATTGAAATTAAAATTTCCAGAATTATGCAAGGATTTTTGTTGTGGTTAATTCTGCTCGGCGTGGCTTGTGCGATCGAATATTTCCTGTTTCCCCAGAGTTATCAGTTGAACTATAATTCGAGTAAATTTTTAACGTTTCTCCCTTTTGCATTAATTTTAACCCCAATTCAAACAAGCGTTGAAGAGCTTTTTTTTAGAGGGTACATAATGCAGACGGTTGGTTTAATTACTCGTATAAGTTGGATTCCAATTTGGTTTTCATCTTTAATATTCGCCGCTCTTCATCTAGGAAATCCAGAAATAGAATCTAGTTTTTACATTCTGGCTGGTTTTTACTTAGTATTAGCGTTTTTCTTAGCTTTGATTACTGTTAAAGATGATAGTTTAGAATTAGCCTTGGGAGTTCATGCTGCCAATAATTTATTTACTATTTTATTAGTCAACCCAACTAATTCTATTTTACCAGGATATGCCGTTTTTAATTATAACTTAAATCCCACTTATACTTTAATCAGTTCTGCGATCGCAGCCATTTTATTTTATTTAATTATCTTCCGCTCCAAAGCAAAAGACAAACAAAATAAGGAAACGCCTAAACAACCAGAACCAAAAGTTGTCAGAAAGCCTCAAAAATCAAATTAA
- a CDS encoding thylakoid membrane photosystem I accumulation factor codes for MSIATFLNSGRRLFSGLILLVACLFLLGTPSALAGINDDSFDGNIFVLYAGNGSLVPPKVTLAESLKRDNPTLLVFYADDSKDCKQYAIVVSQLQAFYGRATDFIPVSVDSIPNKSNYAPTEVGYYYKGFVPQVVLLDKSGKQVINEKGQVPFEKIDDAFRELFNLLPRSESKELKPRAFNEFSTELAE; via the coding sequence ATGAGTATCGCTACTTTTCTCAATTCTGGGCGACGACTGTTTAGCGGGCTAATCTTGTTAGTAGCTTGCCTATTTCTCTTGGGAACACCCTCTGCCCTAGCGGGTATCAATGATGATAGTTTTGATGGTAATATTTTCGTCCTCTATGCCGGAAATGGTTCTTTAGTACCACCAAAGGTAACGTTAGCAGAGTCCTTAAAGCGAGATAATCCGACTCTGTTAGTGTTTTATGCCGACGATAGTAAAGATTGTAAGCAATATGCGATCGTAGTTTCCCAACTACAAGCATTTTACGGTCGAGCCACTGATTTTATCCCCGTCAGCGTCGATTCTATTCCCAATAAATCTAACTACGCACCCACAGAAGTTGGTTACTATTACAAAGGCTTTGTCCCACAAGTCGTTTTACTCGATAAGTCGGGTAAGCAAGTGATTAACGAAAAGGGACAAGTACCCTTTGAAAAAATTGACGATGCGTTTCGGGAGTTGTTTAACTTATTGCCTCGTTCTGAGTCTAAAGAGTTGAAGCCAAGAGCGTTCAACGAGTTTAGCACCGAATTAGCGGAATAA
- a CDS encoding M23 family metallopeptidase has product MKKAFFAIVILAFLLTIILAVSEQPNLTSAQSGGNNFKLALPINCTLGKDCFIMHYLDRDPSSAAVDFACGRLTYDTHNGTDFAIPDERAMAKGVAVKAVASGKVLRIRDGVPDIRVADQTDKSRVEGIECGNGVVIDHGNGWQTQYCHLRQGSVVVKPNTSVSSGAVLGMVGESGLASFPHVHLTVRYQNKVVDPFVGTGNPQGCNVRRQSLWQQPLEYVPTGLIRTGFAPKQPTMAEIWQGQFAETSLGKNNPLLLFWVQAFGVLQGDEEQFRLIAPDGKVVINSKQQLKSANRVWLSYVGKKNSATQPLVPGVWRGEYRLVRGNRVLIESTREVQLR; this is encoded by the coding sequence ATGAAAAAAGCTTTTTTTGCCATAGTAATTTTGGCATTTCTCCTTACAATAATTCTTGCCGTATCTGAGCAACCCAATCTAACATCAGCACAATCAGGAGGAAACAATTTTAAACTTGCCTTGCCGATTAATTGTACATTAGGCAAAGACTGTTTTATTATGCACTATTTAGACCGTGACCCCAGTTCCGCCGCAGTGGATTTTGCTTGCGGTCGGTTAACCTACGACACTCATAATGGCACAGATTTTGCCATTCCAGACGAACGGGCGATGGCAAAAGGAGTAGCAGTAAAAGCAGTTGCTTCTGGGAAAGTCTTACGAATCCGCGATGGAGTTCCCGATATTCGAGTAGCAGACCAAACAGATAAAAGCAGAGTTGAAGGGATAGAATGTGGTAACGGCGTAGTTATCGATCATGGTAATGGTTGGCAAACTCAGTATTGTCATCTTCGCCAAGGTAGTGTTGTCGTAAAACCAAACACATCTGTTTCTTCGGGTGCAGTTTTAGGTATGGTGGGAGAATCTGGTTTAGCTTCTTTTCCCCACGTCCATTTAACAGTTCGCTATCAAAATAAAGTTGTAGACCCTTTTGTTGGTACGGGTAATCCCCAAGGTTGTAATGTCAGGCGGCAATCCTTGTGGCAGCAACCTTTAGAATATGTTCCTACAGGTTTGATTCGCACAGGTTTTGCGCCTAAACAACCAACAATGGCAGAAATTTGGCAAGGACAATTTGCCGAAACAAGTTTAGGAAAAAATAATCCCTTGTTGTTATTTTGGGTGCAAGCTTTTGGAGTGCTTCAGGGAGATGAAGAACAATTTCGACTGATAGCGCCTGATGGTAAAGTCGTGATTAATAGCAAACAACAGCTGAAATCAGCTAATCGTGTCTGGTTGAGTTACGTTGGTAAGAAAAATTCTGCCACTCAACCTTTAGTTCCTGGTGTTTGGCGGGGAGAGTATCGCTTGGTAAGAGGTAATCGGGTGTTGATTGAAAGCACAAGAGAAGTACAGCTGCGCTGA